Proteins from one Blattabacterium cuenoti genomic window:
- a CDS encoding PASTA domain-containing protein, with the protein MNYSKYFVIFIINLLISIFFLYKITRLALKWVDIYTKHGSYVVVPNLRYLTLSQSISILKKLGLKYDLDGLRYNSNLMNNKIISFSPEAGDHVKEGRHIYLQVYSKSKYPTIILPKIINKNKYIAIKLLHDNHIPIKEIKYINDFSKDIVIKIVYENKLIQYGYIFPYNKNQKGITLIIGKGYEKNNLIVPNVIGMSLQSANLILKEKFFHIINFYYDKSIISPDQNAKVYRQKPYPGEIQNKNKSVDLWLTSKEIFDNLKIEKKKEEEKKEEEKKGEEKKGEEKKGEEKKGEEKKGEEKKGEEKKGEEKKGEEKKGEKKKGEEKKGEKKKGEKKKGEKKKGEEKKGEKKKGEKILYLRSK; encoded by the coding sequence ATGAATTATTCAAAATATTTTGTAATATTCATTATTAATTTATTAATATCCATATTTTTTTTATACAAAATTACTAGACTTGCATTAAAGTGGGTTGATATTTATACTAAACATGGTTCTTATGTTGTTGTTCCTAATTTGCGTTATTTGACTTTATCTCAATCTATATCTATTTTAAAAAAATTAGGATTAAAATATGATCTAGATGGATTACGTTATAATTCTAATTTGATGAATAATAAAATAATATCCTTTTCTCCAGAAGCTGGTGATCATGTAAAAGAAGGGAGACATATATATTTACAAGTATATTCTAAATCAAAATATCCTACTATTATTTTACCAAAAATCATAAATAAAAACAAATATATTGCAATAAAATTACTTCATGATAACCATATTCCAATTAAAGAAATTAAATATATTAATGATTTTTCTAAAGATATTGTTATTAAAATTGTTTATGAAAATAAATTAATCCAATATGGATACATTTTTCCTTATAATAAAAATCAAAAAGGAATCACTTTAATTATTGGAAAAGGATATGAAAAAAATAATTTAATAGTTCCAAATGTAATTGGAATGTCATTACAATCTGCAAATTTGATTTTAAAAGAAAAATTTTTTCATATTATTAATTTTTATTATGACAAATCAATAATATCCCCTGATCAAAATGCAAAAGTATATCGTCAAAAACCATATCCTGGAGAAATTCAAAATAAAAACAAATCTGTTGATCTATGGTTAACTTCAAAGGAAATATTTGATAATCTAAAAATAGAAAAAAAGAAAGAAGAAGAGAAGAAAGAAGAAGAGAAGAAAGGAGAAGAGAAGAAAGGAGAAGAGAAGAAAGGAGAAGAGAAGAAAGGAGAAGAGAAGAAAGGAGAAGAGAAGAAAGGAGAAGAGAAGAAAGGAGAAGAAAAGAAAGGAGAAGAAAAGAAAGGAGAAAAAAAGAAAGGAGAAGAAAAGAAAGGAGAAAAAAAGAAAGGAGAAAAAAAGAAAGGAGAAAAAAAGAAAGGAGAAGAAAAGAAAGGAGAAAAAAAGAAAGGAGAAAAAATATTATACTTACGAAGTAAATGA
- a CDS encoding RluA family pseudouridine synthase: MNKSTLIKIIVNKNQKEIRIDKFLKKKIKNISRNQIQKYATLGNIIVNKKIIKKNYKIKPLDFIEIKISTPTTTILDYLEYKNINAEKINLNIIHEDEDIIVINKPAGMVVHPGFGNETGTLIHGIKYYLNHSNLNNFNLYRCGLVHRLDKDTSGLLVLAKNEYSQNHLLQQFYYKTIQRKYIALIWGNLIQEKGTITGFIGRDPKNRKKMTIFKEDHKNRGKYSITHYKVLERFKYLTYIICNIKTGKTHQIRAHFKYLGHPLFHDSIYGGNKIFMKKQCSNKKIKFLNNCLKILKRQALHAISLSFIHPKNGKCHFFCPIPKDFKTVLENCRNILL, encoded by the coding sequence ATGAATAAATCAACACTAATTAAAATTATTGTAAATAAAAACCAAAAAGAAATCCGTATTGATAAATTTTTAAAAAAAAAAATAAAAAATATTAGTAGAAATCAAATTCAAAAATATGCAACATTAGGAAACATTATAGTAAATAAAAAAATTATAAAAAAAAACTATAAAATAAAGCCTTTGGATTTTATTGAAATAAAAATTTCAACACCTACTACTACTATTTTAGATTATTTAGAATATAAAAATATTAATGCAGAAAAAATCAATCTAAATATTATTCATGAAGACGAAGATATTATTGTTATAAATAAACCTGCAGGAATGGTAGTACATCCTGGATTTGGAAATGAAACAGGAACATTAATTCATGGAATTAAATATTATTTGAATCATTCAAATTTAAATAATTTTAATTTATATAGATGTGGATTAGTTCATAGATTAGACAAAGATACATCAGGTTTATTAGTTTTAGCTAAAAATGAATATTCTCAAAATCATTTATTGCAACAATTTTATTATAAAACAATTCAAAGAAAATACATAGCTTTAATATGGGGTAATTTAATTCAAGAAAAAGGAACTATTACTGGTTTTATTGGAAGAGATCCTAAAAATAGAAAAAAAATGACAATCTTTAAAGAAGATCATAAAAATAGAGGAAAATATTCTATTACACATTATAAAGTATTAGAAAGATTTAAATATTTAACATATATTATTTGTAATATAAAAACGGGAAAAACACATCAAATAAGAGCTCATTTTAAATATTTAGGACATCCATTATTTCATGATTCTATTTATGGAGGAAATAAAATTTTTATGAAAAAACAATGTTCAAATAAAAAGATAAAATTTTTAAACAACTGTTTAAAAATTTTAAAAAGACAAGCATTACATGCTATTTCTCTTTCTTTTATTCATCCTAAAAATGGAAAATGTCATTTTTTTTGTCCAATACCTAAAGATTTCAAAACAGTTTTAGAAAATTGTAGAAATATACTTTTATAA
- the mgtE gene encoding magnesium transporter — protein sequence MFNKYQYYLNNDEFLNNQTISSLIKIIHHYPNDVIKIFNLLKLYKSISVFKQLDFSIKKKIIQELPSIKKMEILNNLSVNDRISFLEKIPKNLLKNLIKYLSIEEKCKILISLGYPKNSIGRLMGPYYIAIPKTWKIQKVLDYIRKEVKNSNIIEIIYIIDKKGKLIYDIKIKEFLLIDPNKKVYNLMENNRFYTSFNLTDTEEEACKIFSRNNRLSIPVIDDHNFLLGIVTIDDILWVLNENYRENIKKIGEIEKKTLLNSSYLNEPLYRLIKKRAGWLILLFIGEMLTTTVMQKFSSFIEKAVVLALFIPLVVSSGGNSGSQAASIIIQAMALGEVKIKDWWIVMRREIICGFFLGSILGLTGFIRIIAWHKIHFFNYGHHWMLVGLTVFLSLIGVVLWGTLSGAMLPFIIKKFIGDPASSSAPFVATLVDVIGLIIYFSISYILLRGTLL from the coding sequence ATGTTTAATAAGTATCAATATTATTTAAATAATGATGAATTTTTAAATAATCAAACTATTAGTAGTTTAATAAAAATTATTCATCATTATCCAAATGATGTTATTAAAATATTTAATTTATTAAAATTATATAAATCTATTTCTGTTTTTAAACAATTGGATTTTTCTATAAAAAAAAAAATTATACAAGAGTTACCTTCTATTAAAAAAATGGAAATATTAAATAATTTATCAGTAAATGATCGTATTTCTTTTTTAGAAAAAATTCCTAAAAATTTATTAAAAAATTTAATTAAATATTTAAGTATAGAAGAAAAATGTAAAATATTAATATCACTAGGATATCCTAAAAATAGTATAGGACGTTTAATGGGCCCATATTATATTGCTATTCCAAAAACTTGGAAAATCCAAAAAGTTTTAGATTATATACGAAAAGAAGTAAAAAATAGTAATATAATAGAAATTATTTATATTATTGATAAAAAAGGAAAATTAATATATGATATAAAAATTAAAGAATTTTTATTAATAGATCCAAATAAAAAAGTATATAATTTAATGGAAAATAATCGATTTTATACTTCTTTTAATCTTACAGATACAGAAGAAGAAGCTTGTAAAATATTTTCTAGAAATAATAGACTTTCTATTCCAGTTATTGATGATCATAATTTTTTATTAGGAATAGTAACAATAGATGATATTTTATGGGTATTAAATGAAAATTATAGAGAAAATATTAAAAAAATAGGAGAAATAGAAAAAAAAACATTATTAAATTCATCATATTTAAATGAACCTTTATATAGATTAATTAAAAAAAGAGCAGGATGGTTAATTTTATTGTTTATTGGAGAAATGTTAACAACAACAGTTATGCAAAAATTTTCAAGTTTTATTGAAAAAGCAGTAGTACTTGCTTTATTTATTCCTTTAGTTGTTTCAAGTGGAGGAAATAGTGGATCTCAAGCAGCTAGCATAATTATTCAAGCAATGGCTTTAGGAGAGGTAAAAATAAAAGATTGGTGGATTGTTATGCGAAGAGAAATTATTTGTGGTTTTTTTTTAGGTAGTATTTTAGGATTGACTGGATTTATTCGTATAATTGCTTGGCATAAAATTCATTTTTTTAATTATGGACATCATTGGATGTTAGTTGGATTAACTGTTTTTTTATCTTTAATTGGAGTAGTTTTATGGGGGACTTTGAGTGGAGCTATGTTACCTTTTATAATTAAAAAATTTATAGGAGATCCTGCTAGTTCTTCTGCACCTTTTGTTGCAACATTAGTTGATGTTATTGGATTAATAATATACTTTTCTATATCTTATATTCTTTTACGTGGAACTTTGTTATAA